One genomic window of Halolamina sediminis includes the following:
- a CDS encoding biotin transporter BioY — protein sequence MSTATDSVDLVGDDVVVNLVRAALLAALMGAFAFVSFPNPLSPGVPVTAQVLGVFLAGIYLGPAWGGFAMALYVLAGVLGAPVFSGASAGLGEIFGPTGGYLLSYPFAAALIGAIVHGADGLVDPETVSLPRLVAAMAGGVLVIYGFGIPVYWYYLDTSFVAAVFAAGVAFVPAELVKMAAAVGIVRSDEVQAT from the coding sequence GTGTCAACCGCAACCGACTCCGTCGACCTCGTCGGCGACGACGTCGTCGTCAACCTCGTCCGCGCCGCGCTGCTGGCGGCGCTGATGGGTGCGTTCGCGTTCGTCTCGTTCCCCAACCCACTCAGCCCGGGCGTCCCCGTCACCGCGCAGGTGCTGGGCGTGTTCCTCGCGGGGATCTACCTCGGCCCCGCGTGGGGTGGGTTCGCGATGGCCCTGTACGTACTGGCCGGCGTGCTGGGCGCGCCCGTCTTCTCGGGCGCCAGCGCCGGACTTGGAGAGATATTCGGGCCGACCGGCGGCTACCTGCTCTCCTACCCGTTCGCGGCCGCGCTGATCGGCGCGATCGTCCACGGCGCCGACGGGCTGGTCGATCCCGAGACGGTCTCGCTGCCGCGGCTGGTGGCCGCGATGGCTGGCGGCGTGCTCGTCATCTACGGGTTCGGCATCCCCGTCTACTGGTACTACCTCGACACGAGCTTCGTCGCCGCCGTCTTCGCCGCGGGCGTCGCGTTCGTCCCCGCCGAGCTGGTGAAGATGGCCGCCGCCGTCGGGATCGTCCGCTCCGACGAGGTCCAGGCGACCTGA
- a CDS encoding energy-coupling factor transporter transmembrane component T family protein, which yields MLRYAPGDSFAHRLDPRTKLAVQLAFAAAAFAHTDPRGLAVLTVVTGVALASARLSPVSVLWGYRFLLPLLAAAVLFELVTLGPPWIEPAAAVDPLLASYRTLLIVAVAAGYVRTTAARESRAAVQWAIPGKPGRLLAAGVGLVFRFLPLLRRDVAAIQDAERARLGDERPTRERLGTVGAAGLNRAFARADRLAAALSARCFSWNATLPRLRFGRVDVPALVVVAALVAYVFG from the coding sequence ATGCTCCGCTACGCGCCCGGCGACTCGTTCGCTCACCGACTCGACCCGCGGACGAAGCTGGCGGTCCAGCTCGCGTTCGCCGCCGCCGCGTTCGCCCACACCGACCCGCGGGGGCTAGCGGTGCTGACCGTCGTGACCGGCGTCGCGCTCGCGAGCGCGCGGCTCTCCCCCGTTTCGGTGCTGTGGGGTTACCGCTTCCTGCTCCCGCTGCTCGCGGCCGCGGTGCTGTTCGAGCTGGTGACGCTTGGCCCACCGTGGATCGAGCCGGCGGCGGCGGTCGACCCGCTGCTCGCGAGCTACCGGACACTGCTGATCGTCGCCGTCGCGGCGGGCTACGTCCGGACGACCGCGGCCCGGGAGTCCCGCGCTGCGGTACAGTGGGCGATCCCCGGGAAGCCGGGGCGGCTGCTGGCTGCGGGCGTGGGGCTCGTCTTCCGCTTTCTGCCTCTGTTGCGGCGTGACGTGGCGGCGATCCAAGACGCCGAGCGGGCGCGGCTGGGCGACGAGCGCCCGACCCGCGAGCGGCTGGGGACCGTCGGCGCGGCCGGGCTGAACCGAGCGTTCGCGCGGGCGGACCGGCTGGCGGCGGCGCTCTCGGCGCGGTGTTTCTCCTGGAACGCGACGCTGCCGCGGCTCCGGTTCGGGCGCGTCGACGTGCCGGCGCTGGTGGTGGTGGCGGCGCTGGTGGCGTACGTGTTCGGGTGA
- a CDS encoding energy-coupling factor ABC transporter ATP-binding protein — MLELDGLVHEYDDARAVDGISLTIPDGQFLVLCGANGSGKSTLVRHLNGLLEPDAGRVLVNGTGATEDPVAARTAVGMAFQEPRDQFVAATVGGDVRFGPENLGLDHDEIDRRAEEALAAVGLDGRGDDRIETLSGGERERLAVAGALAMEPDHLVLDEPFTGLDSPARDRLLGHLRDLHADGTGLIVVTHDLRDLLGDAERVVCLVDGRVVVDAPPNGAVAELPDYGVRVPETEAATD, encoded by the coding sequence GTGCTCGAACTCGACGGACTGGTCCACGAGTACGACGACGCCCGCGCGGTCGACGGCATCTCGCTGACGATCCCCGACGGGCAGTTCCTCGTGCTCTGCGGGGCGAACGGCTCCGGGAAGTCGACGCTCGTCCGCCACCTGAACGGGCTGCTCGAACCCGACGCGGGCCGCGTACTCGTGAACGGGACCGGGGCGACGGAGGACCCAGTCGCCGCCCGAACAGCGGTGGGGATGGCGTTTCAGGAGCCCCGCGACCAGTTCGTCGCCGCGACGGTCGGCGGCGACGTGCGATTCGGCCCGGAGAACCTCGGCCTCGACCACGACGAGATCGACCGCCGGGCCGAAGAAGCACTCGCCGCGGTGGGGCTCGACGGCCGGGGAGACGACCGGATCGAGACGCTCTCGGGCGGCGAGCGCGAGCGCCTCGCTGTCGCGGGCGCGCTCGCGATGGAGCCCGACCACCTCGTGCTCGACGAGCCGTTCACGGGGCTCGATTCGCCCGCACGCGACCGCCTGCTCGGCCACCTGCGCGACCTCCACGCCGACGGCACGGGGCTGATCGTCGTGACCCACGACCTCCGGGACCTGCTCGGCGACGCCGAGCGCGTGGTCTGTCTCGTCGACGGGCGGGTCGTCGTGGACGCGCCCCCGAACGGGGCAGTCGCGGAGCTCCCCGACTACGGCGTTCGCGTCCCCGAAACCGAGGCAGCGACCGACTGA
- a CDS encoding DUF429 domain-containing protein, whose protein sequence is MDPERVYGVDFSGAQDAERNVWIAGGPLKDDGVQIETLGSGRELLSDASGREATHDALVDWLRERESAAVGLDFSFGLPSTLLDAMEDSPGHWTVFLDAFPPAGCADPGAFEEWGKERTRRATDGDRAFLKRETDTPVGASSPYGFIGSTITFYGIRDVLAPLVRGSDGGEAVATVAPMQTSTFEPPLTLLETYPAGVLDDLGLQRRNYKGASDAERAARRENLEGLTSSVDVSVYDDDRTTIVDDTGGDALDAVVAAAATYRAVDGDFAHDENHYDEREGDIYV, encoded by the coding sequence ATGGATCCTGAGAGGGTGTACGGCGTCGACTTCAGCGGGGCGCAGGACGCCGAGCGGAACGTCTGGATCGCCGGCGGCCCGCTGAAGGACGACGGTGTCCAGATCGAGACGCTCGGCTCGGGCCGGGAGCTACTCAGCGACGCCTCGGGGCGGGAAGCGACCCACGATGCGCTCGTCGACTGGCTCCGCGAGCGGGAATCGGCCGCCGTCGGGCTAGACTTCTCGTTCGGCCTGCCGTCGACGCTGCTGGACGCGATGGAGGACTCGCCGGGCCACTGGACGGTGTTCCTCGACGCCTTCCCGCCCGCAGGCTGTGCGGATCCCGGCGCTTTCGAGGAGTGGGGAAAGGAGCGAACCCGGAGGGCGACCGACGGCGACCGGGCGTTCCTGAAACGTGAAACCGATACGCCGGTCGGCGCCAGTTCCCCGTACGGCTTCATCGGGAGCACGATCACGTTCTACGGGATCCGCGACGTTCTCGCACCGTTGGTCCGTGGGAGCGACGGCGGCGAGGCTGTCGCAACCGTGGCACCGATGCAGACGAGCACGTTCGAGCCGCCGCTGACGCTGCTGGAGACGTACCCCGCGGGCGTACTGGACGATCTCGGTCTGCAGCGACGCAACTACAAGGGCGCAAGCGACGCCGAGCGCGCCGCACGCCGGGAGAACCTCGAGGGGCTCACGTCGTCGGTCGACGTCTCCGTGTACGACGACGACCGTACGACCATCGTCGACGATACCGGCGGCGACGCGTTGGACGCCGTCGTCGCCGCAGCCGCGACCTATCGAGCCGTAGACGGCGACTTCGCCCACGACGAGAACCACTACGACGAACGGGAGGGCGACATCTACGTCTGA
- a CDS encoding heterodisulfide reductase-related iron-sulfur binding cluster has product MLAQTRETFWTISPTGKAAFYFLAAAAILVFAVGVYERFRRYARAKEDPFPRLDDLPGRVVDAAGTVLSNRKQFDRDTYAGVMHAFILWGFLTLLIGTTILGFDIDVYRVVTGTSFFTGDFYLAYSLVMDAMGLLFVVGVGMAIYKRYARRDGRLWGKHTSLEDDAFVWTLFALGAGGYLLEGLRIRATGFPDFETVSFVGYFVAMVIEGAGVDAGGAEALYWWGWWSHSLIAFGFVAFVPYAKPFHMISSFANVVVSDDKAGARLPSVPADLDADTGAESIDSFTWSETLDQDACTKCGRCSSVCPANASGRDLDPRDVILDLKSYREEVDAGGEEVDIVADGGESVIDASTMESCLSCMACMDACPVDIEHLTSFTKMNRQLVDTGQVNSEMQDVFQDVMQKGNTFGDPNRTRGDWSDELAFDVTDAREQEVDYLWYVGDYPSFDDRNKKVARALARVFEAADVSYGILFDDEKYDGNDIRRAGEEFLYMELAGHHVETFDEVEFDHIVCTDPHSFNTIKNEYPEVDYAEFADDPVMPFDYDEEWNADGEIGVFHWTQVVSDLVDAGRLDLTGADLDYTVTYHDPCHLGRYNGEYEAPRQLIEATGCELHEMPRSHDDSFCCGGGGGGLWMEFDDEPKPSEERLREGIEDTDAGSEIEKFVVACPMCTTMFEDGRKTGGFEDDLEIVDVAELLEEALDSQGALASVGADDGTTAASAD; this is encoded by the coding sequence ATGCTTGCACAGACGCGCGAGACGTTCTGGACGATTTCGCCGACGGGGAAGGCGGCCTTTTACTTCCTCGCGGCGGCGGCGATCCTGGTGTTCGCCGTCGGCGTCTACGAGCGGTTCCGGCGCTACGCGCGGGCGAAGGAGGACCCGTTCCCGCGGCTCGACGACCTGCCCGGCCGCGTCGTCGACGCCGCCGGCACCGTGCTCTCGAACCGGAAGCAGTTCGATCGGGACACCTACGCCGGGGTGATGCACGCGTTCATCCTCTGGGGGTTCCTGACGCTGCTGATCGGGACGACGATCCTCGGGTTCGACATCGACGTGTACCGCGTCGTCACCGGCACGTCGTTCTTCACGGGCGACTTCTACCTCGCGTACTCGCTGGTGATGGACGCGATGGGCCTCCTGTTCGTCGTCGGCGTCGGGATGGCGATCTACAAGCGCTACGCCCGGCGTGACGGCCGACTCTGGGGGAAGCACACGAGTCTCGAGGACGACGCGTTCGTCTGGACGCTGTTCGCGCTGGGCGCCGGCGGCTACCTGCTCGAAGGGCTGCGCATCCGCGCGACGGGGTTCCCCGACTTCGAGACGGTCAGCTTCGTCGGCTACTTCGTCGCGATGGTGATCGAAGGTGCGGGCGTCGACGCCGGCGGCGCCGAGGCGCTGTACTGGTGGGGCTGGTGGTCCCACTCGCTGATCGCGTTCGGCTTCGTCGCCTTCGTCCCCTACGCGAAGCCGTTCCACATGATCTCCAGCTTCGCGAACGTCGTCGTCAGCGACGACAAAGCGGGCGCGCGGCTGCCCTCCGTCCCCGCCGATCTCGACGCCGACACGGGCGCGGAGTCCATCGACTCCTTCACCTGGAGCGAGACGCTGGATCAGGACGCCTGCACCAAGTGCGGCCGCTGCTCCTCGGTCTGTCCGGCGAACGCCTCCGGCCGGGATTTGGACCCGCGGGACGTGATCCTCGACCTGAAGAGCTACCGCGAGGAGGTCGACGCCGGCGGCGAGGAGGTCGACATCGTCGCCGACGGCGGCGAGAGCGTCATCGACGCGAGCACGATGGAGTCCTGTCTCTCCTGTATGGCGTGTATGGACGCCTGCCCGGTCGACATCGAGCACCTCACCAGCTTCACGAAGATGAACCGACAGCTCGTCGACACGGGGCAAGTCAACAGTGAGATGCAGGACGTGTTCCAGGACGTGATGCAGAAGGGCAACACGTTCGGCGACCCGAACCGCACGCGCGGCGACTGGTCCGACGAATTGGCGTTCGACGTGACCGACGCCCGCGAGCAGGAGGTCGACTACCTCTGGTACGTCGGCGACTACCCGAGCTTCGACGACCGGAACAAGAAGGTCGCCCGCGCGCTGGCCCGGGTGTTCGAGGCCGCCGACGTGAGCTACGGGATCCTGTTCGACGACGAGAAGTACGACGGCAACGACATCCGCCGGGCGGGCGAGGAGTTCCTCTACATGGAGCTGGCGGGGCACCACGTCGAGACGTTCGACGAGGTGGAGTTCGACCACATCGTCTGCACGGACCCTCACTCGTTCAACACGATCAAAAACGAGTACCCCGAAGTCGACTACGCCGAGTTCGCTGACGACCCCGTGATGCCGTTCGACTACGACGAGGAGTGGAACGCCGACGGCGAGATCGGCGTGTTCCACTGGACGCAGGTCGTCTCGGATCTGGTCGACGCCGGCCGACTGGACCTCACGGGCGCCGACCTCGACTACACCGTCACCTACCACGATCCCTGTCACCTCGGGCGGTACAACGGCGAGTACGAGGCGCCCCGTCAGCTGATCGAGGCGACGGGCTGTGAGCTCCACGAGATGCCCCGCAGTCACGACGACTCGTTCTGCTGTGGCGGCGGCGGCGGCGGGCTCTGGATGGAGTTCGACGACGAGCCCAAACCCAGCGAGGAGCGCCTGCGCGAGGGGATCGAGGACACCGACGCCGGGAGCGAGATCGAGAAGTTCGTCGTCGCCTGCCCGATGTGTACGACGATGTTCGAGGACGGCCGCAAGACCGGCGGGTTCGAGGACGACCTCGAGATCGTCGACGTGGCCGAACTGCTGGAGGAGGCGCTGGACTCACAGGGCGCGCTGGCGTCGGTCGGCGCCGACGACGGGACGACCGCGGCGAGCGCGGACTGA